The following proteins are encoded in a genomic region of Arcobacter suis CECT 7833:
- a CDS encoding 23S rRNA (pseudouridine(1915)-N(3))-methyltransferase RlmH, with product MKINIYSIIKPSKDEFDSIIQEFIKMSSKYAKVEVFYIFNKNIAKAQTIGEKEAQQSYSETYEPLLKGFNIALDVLGKKVDTYAFSSLIEDKNEVNFFIGGAYGFQRDFLTKCDTTISLSDLTMAHKVANVVLTEQIFRALSIQNNHPYHK from the coding sequence ATGAAGATTAATATTTATTCAATAATTAAACCATCAAAAGATGAATTTGATTCAATTATTCAAGAGTTTATAAAAATGTCTTCAAAATATGCAAAAGTGGAAGTATTTTATATTTTTAATAAAAATATAGCAAAAGCGCAAACTATTGGTGAAAAAGAGGCTCAACAATCTTATAGTGAAACTTATGAACCTTTATTAAAGGGTTTTAATATAGCTTTAGATGTTTTAGGAAAAAAAGTTGATACTTATGCTTTTTCATCATTAATTGAAGACAAAAATGAAGTCAATTTTTTTATTGGTGGGGCATATGGTTTTCAAAGGGATTTTTTAACAAAATGTGATACAACAATATCTTTAAGCGATTTAACAATGGCACATAAAGTTGCAAATGTTGTTTTAACAGAGCAGATATTTAGAGCTTTAAGTATTCAAAATAATCATCCATATCATAAGTAA
- a CDS encoding tRNA dihydrouridine synthase yields MNKKLDFSRPLVVLAPLAGYTDLPFRSVVKKFGADLTISEMISSNALVYKSARTLKMIEKSPTEDPYFVQIAGNSVELVRDAVLILNEVEGIDGIDLNCGCPAPKVFNHGSGSNLLGDLKKLEEILSTVKKYSKKQYTSAKVRIGVNDKIPVEIGKAVEACGVDFVSVHGRTRAGKYKAPVDYDAIKQMKEAISIPVIANGDIKDYDKAKEVLEYTKADGVMIGRGAIGKPWVFYQLKHGIEDISNEMKKEIILEHFDAMLEFHGPHGAIMFRKLLHSYSKGYTGANEFRDIINKISDISVMRDMIENFF; encoded by the coding sequence ATGAATAAAAAACTTGACTTTAGCCGACCCCTTGTGGTGTTGGCACCACTTGCTGGTTATACTGATTTACCCTTTCGTTCTGTTGTTAAAAAATTTGGAGCAGATTTGACAATTTCAGAGATGATTTCATCAAATGCTTTGGTTTATAAATCTGCACGAACTTTAAAAATGATAGAAAAATCTCCAACTGAAGACCCATATTTTGTTCAAATTGCTGGAAATAGTGTTGAATTAGTACGTGATGCGGTTTTAATTTTAAATGAAGTTGAAGGGATTGATGGAATTGATTTAAACTGTGGCTGTCCAGCTCCAAAAGTGTTTAATCATGGAAGTGGCTCAAATCTTTTAGGTGATTTAAAAAAACTTGAAGAGATCCTTTCAACTGTAAAAAAATATTCTAAAAAACAATATACCTCTGCAAAAGTTAGAATTGGTGTAAATGATAAAATTCCAGTAGAAATTGGAAAAGCTGTTGAAGCTTGTGGAGTTGATTTCGTTTCTGTTCATGGAAGAACAAGAGCTGGAAAATATAAAGCTCCTGTTGATTATGATGCAATAAAACAGATGAAAGAAGCTATTTCAATACCAGTTATTGCAAATGGTGATATAAAAGATTATGATAAAGCTAAAGAAGTTTTAGAATATACAAAAGCTGATGGTGTAATGATAGGTCGAGGTGCTATTGGAAAACCTTGGGTATTTTATCAATTAAAACATGGAATTGAAGATATTTCAAATGAAATGAAAAAAGAGATTATTCTTGAGCACTTTGACGCAATGCTAGAATTTCACGGTCCTCATGGGGCTATTATGTTTAGAAAATTATTACACTCTTATTCAAAAGGGTATACTGGTGCCAATGAATTTAGAGATATAATAAATAAAATCTCTGATATTTCTGTGATGAGAGATATGATAGAAAACTTCTTTTAA
- a CDS encoding 50S ribosomal protein L11 methyltransferase → MSKYYFELTLKPDTNYDLFLDLLNSITTDAIEELDETLIIRSEEELDELIFGIEEFTKALNTKCEINYEKKENIDWIKEYQKSVKAVEVGNFFIRPSWEEKKDGKIDIIINPALSFGSGHHETTSSCIEAIDEFVNSNQTVLDVGTGSGILAIAAAKKGCIVDICDTDEVCVVDTKSNFDLNGVTFNDSWVGSTNKTTKKYDVVIANIVADVLVMIASDLKNCLNENGMLIISGILDKHINRVLSKFNDLEQIKLIHKNEWISVVFKNKKEFS, encoded by the coding sequence TTGTCTAAATACTATTTTGAATTAACACTAAAACCTGATACTAACTACGACCTTTTTTTGGATTTATTAAATTCAATTACAACAGATGCAATTGAAGAATTAGATGAAACTTTGATAATAAGAAGTGAAGAAGAACTAGATGAGTTGATATTTGGTATTGAAGAATTTACAAAAGCTTTAAATACAAAATGTGAAATAAATTATGAAAAAAAAGAAAATATAGATTGGATAAAAGAGTATCAAAAATCTGTAAAAGCAGTTGAAGTAGGAAATTTCTTTATAAGACCATCTTGGGAAGAAAAAAAAGATGGAAAAATTGATATTATAATTAATCCAGCTTTATCTTTTGGTTCAGGACACCATGAAACAACATCTTCTTGTATTGAAGCTATTGATGAATTTGTAAATTCTAATCAAACTGTTTTAGATGTGGGAACTGGAAGTGGAATTTTAGCAATTGCAGCTGCGAAAAAAGGTTGTATTGTTGATATTTGCGATACGGACGAAGTTTGTGTTGTAGATACAAAATCAAACTTTGATTTAAATGGAGTGACATTTAATGATTCATGGGTTGGTTCAACAAATAAAACAACAAAAAAATATGATGTAGTAATTGCAAACATTGTTGCAGATGTTTTAGTAATGATTGCAAGTGATTTAAAAAATTGTCTAAATGAAAATGGTATGTTGATAATCTCGGGAATTTTAGATAAACATATTAATCGAGTTTTGAGCAAATTTAATGATTTAGAACAAATCAAACTTATTCATAAAAATGAGTGGATAAGTGTTGTATTTAAAAATAAGAAGGAGTTTAGTTAA
- the ftsH gene encoding ATP-dependent zinc metalloprotease FtsH, translating to MAKKQQNNNNFNNNNNSNNNGNNNGNGNNFFNNNPLLIFVIFSIVTIFAFKAIFPEDQMGADATNSNIQAFGQTSNKTVAYSDLKGLISTGKIEYVGIGNTQIKAVSKMGTGQVTTFTARRVVPDETLIPELEKNGIAYGGINEENILADILFGWVLPIFIFFAIWMFIAKKMQKSMGGGSGGILGIGSSKKMINSEKPNVTFDDMAGNKEAKEEVQEIVDFLKSPDRYVRLGAQIPKGVLLVGPPGTGKTLLAKAVAGEANVEFLSVSGSAFIEMFVGVGASRVRDLFEQAKKVAPAIIFIDEIDAIGKSRASGGPMGGNDEREQTLNQLLAEMDGFSTEYAPVIVLAATNRPEVLDPALLRPGRFDRQVLVDKPDYEGRVEILNVHIKGVKLGKNVDLKEIAKMTAGLAGADLANIINEAALLAGRASKDQVDPSDFKEAVERQIAGLEKKSKRISPKERKIVAYHESGHALIAEITKGANKVNKVSIVPRGLAALGYTLNTPEENKYLMQKHELIAEVDVLLGGRAAEEVFIGEISTGAGNDLERATGIVKSMATIYGMSDIAGLMVLEKRSNQFLGGQTQKDFSDAMAKDLDDHVKKLLNERYEIVLQSLRDNSISIEQMTAELLEIEVLSGERVREIITQNGGKVFVDEDLHSDAIIDSHPKEAVIEETSNNSDETTENK from the coding sequence ATGGCTAAAAAACAACAAAATAATAATAATTTTAATAATAACAATAATAGTAATAACAACGGTAACAATAATGGAAATGGGAATAATTTTTTTAATAATAATCCATTATTGATTTTTGTAATTTTTTCAATAGTTACAATATTTGCTTTTAAAGCAATTTTTCCTGAAGATCAAATGGGAGCAGATGCAACAAATTCAAATATTCAAGCATTTGGACAAACTTCAAATAAAACTGTTGCATATTCAGATTTAAAAGGTTTAATTAGTACTGGAAAAATCGAGTATGTAGGTATTGGAAATACACAAATAAAAGCTGTTTCTAAAATGGGAACAGGTCAAGTTACAACATTTACAGCAAGAAGAGTTGTTCCTGATGAAACTTTAATTCCTGAATTAGAAAAAAATGGAATTGCTTATGGTGGAATAAATGAAGAAAATATTTTAGCTGATATTTTATTTGGATGGGTTTTACCTATTTTTATTTTCTTTGCTATATGGATGTTTATTGCTAAAAAAATGCAAAAATCTATGGGTGGAGGTTCAGGCGGAATTCTTGGAATTGGTTCTTCAAAAAAAATGATTAATTCTGAAAAACCAAATGTAACTTTTGATGATATGGCTGGAAATAAAGAGGCAAAAGAAGAAGTTCAAGAAATAGTTGACTTCTTAAAATCACCAGATAGATATGTAAGACTTGGTGCTCAAATTCCAAAAGGTGTTTTACTTGTAGGTCCTCCAGGTACAGGGAAAACTCTTTTAGCAAAAGCAGTTGCTGGTGAAGCAAATGTTGAATTTTTATCAGTTTCAGGTTCTGCATTTATTGAAATGTTTGTGGGAGTTGGAGCTAGTAGAGTTAGAGATTTATTTGAACAAGCAAAAAAAGTTGCTCCTGCAATTATTTTTATTGACGAAATAGATGCTATTGGTAAAAGTAGGGCTAGTGGTGGTCCAATGGGTGGAAATGATGAAAGAGAACAAACTTTAAATCAGTTATTAGCTGAAATGGATGGTTTCTCGACTGAATATGCACCGGTTATTGTATTAGCGGCAACTAATAGACCAGAGGTTTTAGATCCAGCACTTTTAAGACCAGGAAGATTTGATAGACAAGTTTTAGTTGATAAACCTGATTATGAGGGTAGAGTTGAAATTTTAAATGTACATATCAAAGGTGTAAAACTTGGTAAAAATGTAGATTTAAAAGAGATTGCAAAAATGACAGCTGGACTTGCAGGTGCTGATTTAGCAAATATTATAAATGAAGCTGCATTACTTGCAGGGCGAGCATCAAAAGATCAAGTTGATCCAAGTGATTTTAAAGAAGCAGTTGAGCGACAAATAGCTGGTTTAGAGAAAAAATCAAAAAGAATTTCTCCAAAAGAGAGAAAAATTGTAGCATATCACGAATCAGGACATGCGTTAATTGCTGAGATTACAAAAGGTGCAAATAAAGTAAACAAAGTATCTATTGTTCCAAGAGGTTTAGCTGCACTTGGATATACACTTAATACTCCTGAAGAAAATAAATATTTAATGCAAAAACATGAACTTATTGCAGAAGTAGATGTTCTTTTAGGAGGACGAGCTGCTGAAGAAGTGTTTATTGGTGAAATTTCTACTGGTGCTGGAAATGATTTAGAACGAGCAACTGGTATTGTAAAATCAATGGCTACTATTTATGGAATGAGTGATATTGCTGGATTAATGGTTCTTGAAAAAAGATCTAATCAATTTTTAGGTGGACAAACACAAAAAGATTTTTCAGATGCAATGGCTAAAGATTTAGATGATCATGTTAAAAAACTACTTAATGAAAGATATGAAATTGTATTACAATCATTAAGAGATAATAGTATTTCTATTGAACAAATGACAGCTGAATTACTAGAAATAGAAGTACTTTCAGGTGAAAGAGTAAGAGAAATTATTACACAAAATGGAGGAAAAGTTTTTGTTGATGAAGATTTACATTCAGATGCAATTATTGATTCTCATCCTAAAGAGGCTGTTATTGAAGAGACTTCAAATAACAGTGATGAAACTACTGAAAATAAATAA
- a CDS encoding sensor histidine kinase, producing MSKIFRRIFILNFLILLIALLLYSQLAIGYSQDEFFYLALILFISLFITSFLLTKLIVLPISLNLENTQEEFKKFNDDMKNINHQKTFELELVNTALQEKFKEQKELAETLQEKLTVETIEKEKKELLLIHQSKLAGIGKVSINMLNECEESISSLNFILQNINTIHKQIGFKNELVNKSMEQLDKIISEMQIKNEELKNFIKPNEVKKEFFLDEIVMESLQMVEENFMNHNIKIDYNFSKSINLYGFPTEIAQVIFNILQNAKEALIEKNVAPKKVFVSIKKDKDFAYINIVDNAGGIPQHIIESIFEPYFTTKKHKKASGLGLFISKIIIEENMQGKLEFENASEGAKFIITIPILEESK from the coding sequence ATGTCAAAAATATTTAGACGAATTTTTATTCTGAATTTTTTAATTTTACTTATTGCCTTATTGTTATATTCTCAATTAGCAATTGGTTATTCACAAGATGAATTTTTTTATTTAGCTCTTATTTTATTTATTAGTTTATTTATTACAAGTTTTTTACTCACTAAACTTATTGTTTTACCAATAAGTTTAAATTTAGAAAATACACAAGAAGAGTTCAAAAAATTCAATGATGATATGAAAAATATCAATCACCAAAAAACTTTTGAATTAGAGTTAGTAAACACTGCATTACAAGAAAAATTCAAAGAACAAAAAGAATTAGCTGAAACTTTACAAGAAAAATTAACAGTAGAAACAATAGAAAAAGAAAAAAAAGAACTTTTGTTAATTCATCAATCAAAATTAGCAGGAATTGGAAAAGTTTCAATAAATATGCTCAATGAATGTGAAGAGTCAATATCAAGTTTAAATTTTATTTTACAAAATATAAATACAATTCATAAACAAATTGGTTTTAAAAATGAGTTAGTAAATAAATCAATGGAACAACTTGATAAAATCATCAGTGAAATGCAAATTAAAAATGAAGAGTTAAAGAACTTTATAAAACCAAATGAAGTAAAGAAAGAGTTTTTTTTAGATGAAATTGTAATGGAATCTTTACAAATGGTTGAAGAAAATTTTATGAATCATAATATAAAAATTGATTATAATTTTAGTAAATCAATCAATTTGTATGGTTTTCCAACAGAAATTGCACAAGTAATTTTTAATATTCTTCAAAATGCAAAAGAGGCTTTAATTGAGAAAAATGTGGCTCCTAAAAAAGTATTTGTAAGTATTAAAAAAGATAAAGATTTTGCGTATATAAATATTGTGGACAATGCAGGTGGAATTCCTCAACATATTATTGAAAGTATATTTGAACCTTATTTCACTACAAAAAAACATAAAAAAGCTTCTGGTTTAGGCTTGTTTATTTCTAAAATTATTATTGAAGAAAATATGCAAGGAAAATTAGAATTTGAAAATGCCAGCGAAGGAGCTAAGTTTATTATTACAATACCCATTTTAGAGGAAAGTAAATGA
- a CDS encoding PAS domain S-box protein has translation MSEDKDFFRYLKKLSLLYVEDDENTREELEYFLKNKVKKLYVAKNGQEGFDFFEKYQPDLIITDIQMPVMTGTKMIKLIKEKNKTIPIVIITAFNDTDYLFEAIKLNVTNYLTKPLNLFALSEVLANIAKNITLENENKEIYNSLKQYKDIVDERSIISKADINGIITYINEPFEKISGYKKEELLGKPHSIITHPAINKNIFKKMWKKINIEKKSWQGRLKNISKEGNEYFVDIIIKPILDLDGNIIEFISLSNDITDLETTKEYFKTQTQKSAFNLTESIRIVNAYKEAINESNIILRIDLNKNIVYANEAFYKISAYTKEDLIGKPYSFLKHYNLTQEEQIKKIDSIFNGNIWKGKISNFKKNGQVFHCDVTMYPLKNKDEEVIEYMGIHHDITDIERLHDELEDAQREIIYKLGEIGECRSSETGQHVKRVAEYSKLLAIKIGLDPKDVNKLFMASPMHDIGKVGIPDSILNKNGKLDSAEWEVMKTHAKIGYEILRTSKREILRSAAIVSYSHHERWDGSGYPLGLKGEDIHIFGRITAIADVFDALSSARVYKKSWALEDVLKLFNEEKGKHFDPNLIDVFMDNLDEILQIKENFKDIN, from the coding sequence ATGAGTGAAGATAAAGACTTTTTTAGATATTTAAAGAAATTATCACTTTTGTATGTTGAAGATGATGAAAATACAAGAGAAGAGTTGGAATATTTTTTAAAAAATAAAGTAAAAAAACTCTATGTTGCAAAAAATGGGCAAGAAGGTTTTGATTTTTTTGAGAAATATCAACCAGATTTAATTATAACTGATATTCAAATGCCTGTAATGACTGGCACTAAAATGATTAAGTTAATCAAAGAAAAAAATAAAACTATTCCCATTGTAATAATTACAGCATTTAATGATACAGATTATTTATTTGAAGCTATAAAATTAAATGTTACAAATTATCTAACAAAACCTTTAAATCTTTTTGCTCTTAGTGAAGTTTTGGCAAATATAGCAAAAAATATAACTCTTGAAAATGAAAATAAAGAGATTTATAACTCTTTAAAACAATACAAAGATATTGTTGATGAAAGATCAATTATTTCAAAAGCAGATATTAATGGAATAATAACTTATATAAATGAACCTTTTGAAAAAATCTCAGGTTATAAAAAAGAAGAACTTCTTGGAAAACCTCATAGTATAATCACTCATCCAGCTATAAATAAAAATATTTTTAAAAAAATGTGGAAAAAAATCAATATTGAAAAAAAATCTTGGCAAGGAAGATTAAAAAATATTTCAAAAGAAGGTAATGAATATTTTGTAGATATTATTATTAAACCAATTTTAGATTTAGATGGAAATATTATTGAATTTATTTCTTTATCAAATGATATAACTGATTTGGAAACTACTAAAGAGTATTTTAAAACTCAAACTCAAAAAAGTGCTTTTAATCTAACAGAATCAATAAGAATTGTAAATGCTTATAAAGAAGCAATAAATGAAAGTAATATTATTTTAAGAATAGATTTAAATAAAAATATTGTTTATGCAAATGAGGCATTTTATAAAATTAGTGCTTATACCAAAGAAGATTTAATAGGAAAACCATACTCTTTTTTAAAGCATTATAATCTAACACAAGAAGAACAAATAAAAAAAATAGATTCTATTTTTAATGGAAATATTTGGAAAGGGAAAATTTCAAATTTTAAAAAAAATGGACAAGTTTTTCATTGTGATGTAACGATGTATCCTTTAAAAAATAAAGATGAAGAAGTTATTGAATATATGGGAATTCACCATGATATAACAGATATTGAAAGATTACATGATGAACTTGAAGATGCACAAAGAGAAATAATTTATAAACTAGGTGAAATCGGTGAATGCAGAAGCTCAGAAACTGGGCAACATGTAAAAAGAGTTGCTGAGTATTCAAAATTACTTGCTATTAAAATTGGACTTGATCCAAAAGATGTGAATAAATTATTTATGGCTTCACCTATGCATGATATTGGGAAAGTTGGAATTCCTGATTCTATTTTAAATAAAAATGGAAAATTAGATTCTGCTGAGTGGGAAGTTATGAAAACCCACGCAAAAATTGGATATGAGATTTTACGAACTTCAAAAAGAGAAATTTTACGATCAGCAGCTATTGTTTCATACTCACACCATGAAAGATGGGATGGTTCAGGTTATCCTCTTGGCTTAAAAGGTGAAGATATTCATATTTTTGGAAGAATTACAGCAATAGCTGATGTTTTCGATGCTTTAAGTAGTGCAAGAGTTTATAAAAAATCTTGGGCTTTAGAAGATGTTTTAAAACTATTTAATGAAGAAAAAGGAAAACATTTTGATCCAAATTTGATAGATGTTTTTATGGATAATTTAGATGAGATTTTACAAATAAAAGAGAATTTTAAGGATATTAATTGA
- a CDS encoding sensor histidine kinase, translated as MKNLSIRIKLIIIFILIKILPLLLIAYIAYEGVLKLDSYLTKSTNFLFNQSKEIIINTANASIEDSIKNLDNKSQESLEKVSYEIANQVANFLYERDKDILFLSKIDINQDVLKSFNDSKKRLVLLHGNYYYDETTNNYKTNEELKVEERDKKTANLIDNEKEFNYIDPINFSKKEIPIYKELTFFDLTGNEKYKVSSINEEKLNISNKKNTYVSSETYFDEISKLEKGEIYVSDVIGEYVGTKVIGTFTKEKALKAGIEFEPQKYGYAGLENPLGKRFEGIIRFVTPVFKNDQKIGYISIALDHKHIREFTDTANPTGTNTKQNISDATFGNYAFIWDYEGKSIVHPRDYSIVGYDKNTGKRVMPWLSADIAEKYYTSNQEINEFLENYPKFEEQSLNKKPNLKQLKEDGNVGLDCRYLNFAPQCEGWMQVTQNGGYGSFIINWSGVWKLTTAAAIPYYTGKYANSKRGFGFVTIGASVEDFHAAANETKKNVSEILKNQTNNMEEIVNENQFEIEKFIQALINELTIVTFAMVILIIVVALLMSGYLSRKIEKILIGTKRFSNNELDYRIRVSSKDEIGQLENSFNEMASKIEELIKEEKEINERLEKKVDEEQSKQKEQEQLLIQQTRLAAMGEMIGNIAHQWRQPLNALGLVFQNLKFSYEIGELNDEVMDRTVSKADMLTKNMSKTIDDFRNFFRPNKAKEYFDINKSVLDAIDLVSSTFEHHDIKLEKDFKEQKIEILGFPNEFSQVVLNIISNAKDALIENKIENPIVKIETKIEDDYVYISIKDNALGIKEEIINKIFEPYFTTKDEVQGTGIGLYMSKIIIEKNMNGKIYVENTNEGANFIIKLSMKDEEK; from the coding sequence ATGAAAAATTTGAGTATAAGAATTAAGTTAATTATAATTTTTATTTTAATAAAAATACTTCCTTTGCTACTAATAGCTTATATTGCCTATGAAGGAGTGTTAAAATTAGATAGTTATTTAACAAAAAGTACAAACTTTTTGTTTAATCAAAGTAAAGAAATAATTATAAATACTGCAAATGCTTCAATAGAAGATAGTATAAAAAATCTTGATAATAAATCTCAAGAATCTTTAGAAAAAGTATCCTATGAAATTGCAAATCAAGTGGCAAATTTTTTATATGAAAGAGACAAAGATATTTTATTTTTATCAAAAATAGATATTAATCAAGATGTTTTGAAATCTTTTAATGATTCTAAAAAAAGGTTAGTTCTTTTACATGGAAATTATTATTATGATGAAACAACTAATAATTATAAAACCAATGAAGAGTTAAAAGTAGAAGAAAGAGATAAAAAAACTGCAAATTTGATTGATAATGAAAAAGAATTTAATTACATTGATCCTATTAATTTTTCAAAAAAAGAGATACCAATTTATAAAGAGTTAACATTTTTTGATTTAACTGGAAATGAAAAATATAAAGTATCTTCAATAAATGAAGAGAAATTAAATATTTCTAATAAAAAAAATACTTATGTTAGTTCGGAAACTTATTTTGATGAAATATCAAAATTAGAAAAAGGTGAAATCTATGTTTCTGATGTAATTGGTGAATATGTTGGCACAAAAGTAATTGGAACTTTTACAAAAGAAAAAGCCTTAAAAGCTGGAATTGAGTTTGAACCACAAAAATATGGTTATGCAGGCCTTGAAAATCCTCTAGGAAAGAGATTTGAAGGAATTATTAGATTTGTAACACCTGTTTTTAAAAATGATCAAAAAATTGGTTATATTTCAATAGCATTAGATCATAAACATATTCGAGAATTTACAGATACAGCAAATCCAACAGGAACAAATACAAAACAAAATATATCAGATGCAACTTTTGGAAATTATGCATTTATTTGGGATTATGAAGGTAAAAGTATAGTTCATCCAAGGGATTATTCAATAGTAGGTTATGATAAAAATACAGGTAAACGAGTTATGCCTTGGTTGAGTGCTGATATTGCAGAAAAATATTATACTTCAAATCAAGAAATCAATGAATTTTTAGAAAATTATCCAAAATTTGAAGAACAAAGTTTAAATAAAAAACCAAATCTAAAACAGTTAAAAGAAGATGGAAATGTAGGTTTAGATTGTAGATATTTAAACTTTGCACCTCAATGTGAAGGTTGGATGCAAGTTACTCAAAATGGTGGTTATGGTTCATTTATTATAAATTGGAGCGGAGTATGGAAACTAACAACAGCTGCAGCTATTCCTTATTATACTGGTAAATATGCAAATAGTAAAAGAGGTTTTGGTTTTGTAACTATTGGAGCTAGTGTAGAAGATTTCCATGCTGCTGCAAATGAAACGAAGAAAAATGTATCTGAAATATTAAAAAATCAAACTAATAATATGGAAGAAATTGTAAATGAAAACCAATTTGAAATAGAAAAATTTATACAAGCTTTGATAAACGAATTAACAATAGTGACTTTTGCTATGGTAATTTTAATTATAGTTGTAGCTTTATTAATGTCTGGATATTTAAGTAGAAAAATTGAGAAAATTCTAATTGGTACAAAAAGATTTTCAAACAATGAACTAGATTATAGAATAAGAGTTAGTTCAAAAGATGAAATAGGGCAGTTGGAAAATTCATTTAATGAAATGGCTTCTAAAATTGAAGAATTAATCAAAGAAGAAAAAGAGATAAATGAGCGTTTAGAAAAAAAAGTAGATGAAGAACAATCAAAACAAAAAGAACAAGAACAACTTTTAATTCAACAAACAAGACTAGCTGCAATGGGTGAAATGATAGGAAATATTGCTCATCAATGGAGACAACCTTTAAATGCACTAGGATTAGTTTTCCAAAATCTTAAATTTTCATACGAAATAGGCGAATTAAATGATGAAGTTATGGATAGAACTGTATCAAAAGCTGATATGCTTACTAAAAATATGTCAAAAACAATAGATGATTTTAGAAACTTTTTTAGACCAAATAAAGCAAAAGAGTATTTTGATATAAATAAAAGTGTATTAGATGCAATAGATTTAGTTAGTTCAACATTTGAACACCATGATATAAAACTTGAAAAAGATTTTAAAGAACAAAAAATTGAAATTTTAGGTTTCCCAAATGAATTCTCTCAAGTAGTTTTAAATATCATCTCAAATGCTAAAGATGCTTTGATAGAAAATAAAATAGAAAATCCAATAGTAAAAATTGAAACAAAAATCGAAGATGATTATGTGTATATCTCAATAAAAGATAATGCTTTAGGTATAAAAGAAGAGATTATAAATAAAATTTTTGAACCATATTTTACAACAAAAGATGAAGTTCAAGGAACAGGTATTGGACTTTATATGTCAAAAATTATCATAGAAAAAAATATGAATGGTAAAATTTATGTTGAAAATACCAATGAAGGTGCTAATTTTATAATCAAACTTTCTATGAAAGATGAAGAAAAATAG